The proteins below are encoded in one region of Triticum aestivum cultivar Chinese Spring chromosome 1B, IWGSC CS RefSeq v2.1, whole genome shotgun sequence:
- the LOC123137101 gene encoding mucin-5AC: MEDLLDAEIGKNDYDWLLTPPGTPRVPALEVAQKIPSSNILPKRTLTRSSSTTRASRLSVSQTENGHSAVPTRPARSNSVTRPSIQSTLMSSNNRTSVLNASISSVSSRPTTPSRRSSTIAAPKQLVPASRPVPARSSTPVKARPSTPSKTRPSTPVKTHQTTSNSTTDAAAGRTTATQSSRPSTPNSRSRIMLNSSSGSIPAMSRPSPSIGIIPATSRAGASSSNGHGTSHSTSLSSGTVPSVSRSTSRSSTPTRQPAVRSSAPAMGRSPSFGRTSSSHSLTTSMNRPAASSVRSSAPSSAPSSRPSSPGPRPRAPVRTHDIPSSAPSSRPSSPGPRPRAPVRPHDTPSSAPSSRPSSPSPRPRAPVRPLDIPDFPNETPPNLRTKLPERPLSAGRSRPGMASGIRSNPHAEQLAASAPAKKLSVPAASRNKFSDPPSKAPSRSNGHQNRQSERSVVDSQATRTARAGAVAGDNGFGRTISKNSLDMAIKHMDIRQNLGGIRGASLFPHSIRSSAGKVRPVRMSDPGHPTLNGDHPHYADNGSTNGHFFSGDSYGAVSRNGGSSTDSPDRGSFGTKETSLSELDIYGSSRYEAMLLRGEDVRNTSWLHGGFDDDKPDQSPLFDHRFEPLPEPFSPF, translated from the exons ATGGAGGACCTGCTGGACGCCGAGATCGGCAAGAACGACTACGACTG GCTTCTTACTCCGCCTGGGACGCCCCGTGTTCCTGCTCTGGAGGTTGCTCAGAAAATACCATCCTCAAATATATTACCTAAGCGCACCCTCACTAGATCTTCCTCAACTACAAGAGCATCAAGG CTTTCGGTGTCTCAAACAGAGAATGGACATTCTGCAGTTCCCACCAGACCAGCAAGAAGTAACTCTGTAACCCGCCCTTCTATCCAATCAACTCTCATGTCAAGCAATAACAGGACATCAGTTCTCAATGCAAGTATTTCATCTGTCAGTTCAAGACCTACAACCCCAAGTAGGCGAAGCAGCACCATTGCTGCGCCAAAACAATTGGTGCCAGCTTCACGTCCAGTTCCAGCAAGGTCATCTACTCCTGTTAAAGCTCGTCCATCTACACCATCCAAAACTCGCCCGTCTACTCCTGTGAAAACTCATCAAACAACATCCAACTCTACAACTGACGCAGCTGCTGGCAGGACCACAGCCACCCAAAGTTCAAGGCCATCGACTCCAAATTCTCGCTCTCGAATTATGTTGAATTCATCTTCAGGGTCTATTCCTGCAATGAGCCGCCCAAGTCCATCCATAGGTATAATTCCTGCGACGAGCCGCGCAGGTGCTTCCTCAAGTAATGGTCATGGGACAAGCCATTCCACCTCATTGTCTTCTGGCACAGTTCCTTCAGTGAGTCGCTCCACCTCACGATCATCGACACCTACACGTCAGCCTGCAGTGCGTTCATCGGCCCCAGCTATGGGCCGTTCGCCTTCTTTTGGACGGACTTCTAGTAGCCATAGCTTGACCACATCTATGAACCGACCTGCAGCTAGCAGTGTCCGAAGTTCAGCACCGTCATCGGCTCCATCATCACGCCCAAGTTCCCCAGGTCCACGACCCCGAGCTCCAGTGCGCACACATGACATTCCTTCCTCGGCTCCATCATCTCGTCCAAGCTCCCCAGGTCCACGACCTCGAGCTCCAGTGCGGCCACATGATACCCCTTCATCGGCTCCATCATCTCGTCCAAGCTCCCCAAGTCCACGGCCCCGAGCTCCAGTGCGGCCACTTGATATCCCTGATTTCCCAAATGAAACGCCACCAAACCTGAGGACAAAGCTACCTGAGCGACCACTATCTGCTGGTAGATCACGCCCGGGAATGGCTTCAGGAATAAGATCAAACCCACATGCTGAACAGTTAGCTGCCTCGGCTCCTGCGAAAAAGCTCTCCGTGCCTGCTGCAAGTCGTAATAAGTTTTCTGATCCACCATCAAAGGCGCCTTCTCGCTCAAATGGACACCAAAATAGGCAGTCTGAAAGGTCCGTTGTTGACAGCCAAGCTACTAGAACTGCACGGGCTGGTGCAGTTGCAGGCGATAATGGATTTGGGAGGACAATTTCAAAGAATTCACTTGACATGGCGATCAAGCACATG GACATTCGGCAGAACCTGGGTGGCATCCGTGGCGCATCCCTGTTCCCCCACAGCATCCGCTCGAGCGCCGGCAAGGTCCGTCCGGTCCGAATGTCTGACCCAGGGCATCCCACCTTGAACGGTGACCACCCGCACTACGCCGACAACGGCAGCACCAACGGGCACTTCTTCTCAGGGGACTCGTACGGAGCTGTGTCCCGCAACGGCGGCAGCTCGACCGACTCGCCGGACCGGGGAAGCTTCGGGACCAAGGAGACGTCCCTGAGCGAGCTGGACATCTACGGCAGCTCGCGGTACGAGGCGATGCTGCTGCGGGGGGAGGACGTGAGGAACACGAGCTGGCTGCACGGCGGGTTCGACGACGACAAGCCCGACCAGAGCCCCCTGTTCGACCACCGGTTCGAGCCGCTCCCGGAGCCCTTCAGCCCCTTCTGA